The nucleotide sequence ACCAGCGAGTGGTAGCGGGTGGCTTCGAGGGAGTTGCCGAGGCCCCGGTAGATGCCGGCGCCGTCGTGGCGCACCGTGCTCGTCCGGCCGTGCATGAGCTCGTCGGCGACGTCGACCCGGCCGCCGTACGCCAGGGCGATGGCCTGGTGGCCGAGGCAGACGCCGAGCAGCGGCACCCGGCCGGCGAAGCGGTGGACGAGCTCGACGTGACCGGAGTCCGCGGGGTGCCCCGGGCCGGGGCCGAGCACCACCGCGTCGGGGCGCGCGGCGGCGAGCTCCTCGGGGGAGCGGGTGCGCGACCGTACGACCTCCGTGTCGGCCCCGAGGGTGCGGAGGTACTGGTCGATGATGTGGACGAAGCTGTCGTACGCGTCGATCAGCAGGACCTTCATACCGGGCGTCTCCAGTGCGGCGTCGGGGCGTTCGGGTGGGTCGGACGGGTCGGGTGGCTCGGCCGGGAAGGCGGCGGCTGCGGCGGCCGACGCGGCGGCGCGCCGGTCATGCCAGGAGTTCGGCGCCGGTGAGCGCCCAGTAGGCGGCGCCCATCTTGGCCAGGGTCTCGCGCCACTCGGCCTCGGGGTCGGACTGCGCCACCAGGCCGGCCGAGCTCTGCGTGGAGTAGACGGCGCCGTCGTACTCGATCGTGCGGATGCACAGGGCCAGTTCGCTCCAGCCGCGCACGTCGACCACGCCCACGGCCCCCGCGTAGGCGCCGCGGTGCTCCTGCTCCAGACCGTCGATGATCTCCATCGCGCGGAGCTTGGGGGCGCCGGTCATGGTGCCGGCCGGGAACGTGGCCCGGACCGCCTGCCACGGGTCGACCTCCGGCTCCAGCTCGCCGGAGACGGTCGAGACCAGGTGGAACACGTGCGAGAAGGTCTCCACCGCCATCAGCCGGTCGACCGGCTGGACGCTCGGCCGGCAGACCCGTCCGATGTCGTTGCGGCAGAGGTCGACCAGCATGATGTGCTCGGCGCGCTCCTTCTCGCTCTCGCGCATCTCCTTCACCCGCCGCTCGTTCTCCTCGTGGTCGTCCGGGTGGCGCCGGGCCGTGCCCGCGATGGGGCGCATCACGATGGCGCCGTCCTCGATCCGGAAGAACAGCTCGGGGCTTGCGCCGATCAGCGTCCGGCCGGCGCGCGGCAGGAGGTACATGTGCGGCGAGGGGTTGCGGCCGCGCAGCCGGCGGTAGACGTCGACGGGGCCCAGCGCGGTCCGGACGTCGATGCGGTGGCCGATCTGGATCTGGTAGATGTCACCGACCGCGATGTGGTCGAGGCAGCGCCCGGCCCAGT is from Streptomyces venezuelae ATCC 10712 and encodes:
- a CDS encoding anthranilate synthase component II, with protein sequence MKVLLIDAYDSFVHIIDQYLRTLGADTEVVRSRTRSPEELAAARPDAVVLGPGPGHPADSGHVELVHRFAGRVPLLGVCLGHQAIALAYGGRVDVADELMHGRTSTVRHDGAGIYRGLGNSLEATRYHSLVVAEPLPEELLVTAVAADHGYVMGLRHRSLAVEGVQFHPESIMTTAGLTLLENFLSTAGSPTPGGAAAHEDAGLTGARPR
- a CDS encoding anthranilate synthase component I family protein; this translates as MTEHGSIEVRVVADALPWHDPLDLYTGLGEALGSSEIFLFEDLSGDGPRQRRSATVGVGRIAEIRGFAGHVEIDGAPEVVRALVAAAEAAGLRPEAGGEGGAHRLRLGSSDELWELAARAQRLFVLDTALPADEYAFGFLTTFAYESAWHMDELPPRTKESAGPDVTLTLFRDTVRYGPGGVRLLSADSPAFPARPAGLDVAVEVWAAAQRPEDDPRSAVPQAPAPREVRDSVSRSTFLDWAGRCLDHIAVGDIYQIQIGHRIDVRTALGPVDVYRRLRGRNPSPHMYLLPRAGRTLIGASPELFFRIEDGAIVMRPIAGTARRHPDDHEENERRVKEMRESEKERAEHIMLVDLCRNDIGRVCRPSVQPVDRLMAVETFSHVFHLVSTVSGELEPEVDPWQAVRATFPAGTMTGAPKLRAMEIIDGLEQEHRGAYAGAVGVVDVRGWSELALCIRTIEYDGAVYSTQSSAGLVAQSDPEAEWRETLAKMGAAYWALTGAELLA